Proteins from one Candidatus Cloacimonadota bacterium genomic window:
- the tyrS gene encoding tyrosine--tRNA ligase, with amino-acid sequence MSFEHEMKIITKSVEEIIPLDELKGKLAKSAKSGKPLRIKYGIDPTGFDIHIGHLVPIRKMRDFQDLGHTGVIIIGDFTAQIGDPTGRDDSRPPLTHEQVKINSEKYMDQLFTILKPEQTEIRYQSEWFGGMGMADVLKLLGKFTLAQFMAHDTFRNRYEQGLSLGMHELMYPVLQGYDSVAIESDVELGATEQKFNILCGRDMQRYFGMEQQIAVLSPILLGTDGVNKMGKSLNNYIAVFDVPADKYGKVMSIPDSLIMNYYNYATSYDTDRLEQVKQELAKGTNPMVLKKQLAWEIVKLYHGEEEAQKAQEGFENLFSKKEIPEDIPEYEVSETSMKLAQLLVQSGLCSSNSEAKRLIQGGGVSLDGEKISVFDAEVEIRDAAILRAGKRKFLKLKKV; translated from the coding sequence ATGAGTTTTGAACATGAAATGAAAATTATTACAAAAAGCGTGGAGGAAATCATCCCGCTGGATGAGCTGAAAGGCAAGCTGGCAAAAAGTGCCAAGAGCGGAAAACCGCTCCGCATCAAATACGGTATCGATCCCACCGGTTTCGATATCCACATCGGCCATCTGGTGCCAATCCGCAAGATGCGGGATTTTCAGGATTTAGGCCACACCGGCGTCATCATTATCGGGGATTTTACCGCCCAGATCGGTGATCCCACCGGCAGAGACGATTCCAGACCTCCGCTCACGCATGAGCAGGTGAAGATAAACAGCGAAAAATATATGGATCAGCTCTTTACTATTCTAAAACCGGAACAGACAGAGATCCGCTATCAAAGTGAATGGTTTGGCGGCATGGGTATGGCAGACGTGCTCAAGCTTTTGGGTAAGTTTACCTTAGCACAATTCATGGCGCACGATACCTTCCGCAATCGTTATGAACAGGGGCTTTCCCTGGGCATGCACGAGCTGATGTATCCGGTCTTGCAGGGCTACGATTCCGTGGCCATCGAAAGCGATGTGGAACTGGGCGCAACGGAACAGAAGTTCAACATCCTCTGTGGGCGCGACATGCAGCGTTATTTTGGCATGGAACAGCAGATCGCTGTGCTTTCGCCAATCCTTTTGGGCACCGATGGTGTGAATAAAATGGGTAAATCCCTGAATAATTATATCGCTGTTTTTGATGTTCCTGCGGATAAATATGGCAAAGTGATGAGCATCCCGGACAGCCTGATTATGAACTACTACAACTATGCCACATCCTACGATACAGACCGCTTGGAACAAGTAAAGCAAGAGCTGGCAAAAGGCACCAATCCCATGGTTTTGAAGAAACAACTGGCGTGGGAGATCGTGAAGCTATATCATGGTGAAGAAGAAGCACAGAAGGCGCAGGAAGGTTTTGAGAACCTCTTTTCAAAAAAGGAAATCCCGGAGGATATACCGGAATATGAAGTTAGCGAAACCAGTATGAAATTGGCACAACTATTGGTGCAGAGCGGATTGTGTTCCAGTAACTCAGAAGCCAAGCGCTTGATCCAAGGCGGCGGGGTAAGTCTGGATGGCGAAAAGATCAGTGTATT